The Anopheles coluzzii chromosome 2, AcolN3, whole genome shotgun sequence genome window below encodes:
- the LOC120961033 gene encoding uncharacterized protein LOC120961033 isoform X1, translating into MNIRTIIMFALPWKRSSTLLVVELLLSLLALAGLTVPSSASSSEETLDADATVEFAGGPVAAEMLKAHPAGGAFTVDDGSQPVFPERPDAVYFAVAVTGGAKLWGRTLARTLIDMGPPFGHPQGPPLRPIYINLPDSGRFSSKLMTTACDSIDGMPLSGMVIVGDSPAAKSLALAGNAMKVPVLWAKGGIATLHNSYDELSTKLQAILQPSSREIFEAIRATFLQVHWHSYHILCDVDTYVLISGKKGAPLRQKPLNPIIVTLPTNFDLIYKKLAFISRSTKGVVLVLCNLKVARLIMAEAQRMKMLNGHFVWLWMDTTSATEFYDLGQPSYDPKQQQPLDVGLGGRSELETDFYDTFDLRHQSHLADLVERRMEFEDFDPRLRKNRTRSYLDTGHSQARFGSAALINPKQDGAVAESGSSAKQGKARRPMSSSKGEKAPKTGARGKTNNNNNTVVNVARRTERFDELPVDSDEFEDFEDERALPLSATTTTAVDAEQYPTAEGSEMKLKRSSEYLKPHNSSGHVLYHHNQDFPVGLLALRPIKMKIDRHFIRAAVRLFAATWAKVERDDMPATGGGKGRGGPSGRDGSAGPTGGSASGRAGSGTQDQTKGPPQSQRERQQRPMQMQQKRSVPGGDRQQQGDKILTLPVNSANTQPSVHEPSLTGQQPGVAAPVHGTNDIISPISNSSANLRDVSSTNSSRVKRQSTWWSATTNHKYNTDRAGSGSAGGGGGGDGRGRSRGGATRYKGGCMGTINRVELAKAFNFAKNLQQNARQALSGFPIASGFIEKSLVSHFEMLNLVPTARQSSSTPRGDYHHADRGEGGARYTNPSVNGTAPNTAGTGITTKWRRVGLITGRSVHLDTIIWPGGDVTVSGLAGKAKTMFRVVVSVAPPFVMESSVNEEGQCLRGLICYQIYTTGRHNLTLMFNEIERRNRLREIQPASSLHLQEEPRQKYPLYRTRCCYGLSMDLLQKLATEINFDFHLYIVHDGLFGRRVPPPPEPTEPPTNVRKPAVPTHVESQSKFDAQSGRSLKRGSKLKLSQGGINATARDEAPQYPFEVPVAPPVRTRQLWNGVIGDLISGTADLSFAPLSVSKARSEVIDFTIPYFHGGVSLLAAPEAATDIPLLAFLLPFSPELWIAIFTSLNVTAVAVAIYEWLSPFGLNPWGRQRSKNFSMSSALWVMWGLLCGHLVAFKAPKSWPNKFLINVWGGFSVIFIASYTANIAALIAGLLFHNEAKYYEMSMLTQRVGSPIATAAESYVQQNDKRLWEHMKKYQLQSIDEGIERLKNRTIDLLMCDTPILDYYRGTDQSCSLQRIGDNYIEDSYAIGMSKGFPLKKTMSALISKYSHDGYLDILTAKWYGDLPCFKLDREMAQPKPLGVTAVAGVFLLLGVGMVLGVLILIIEHVFYKYTLPILRHQPKDTIWKSRNIMFFSQKLYRFINCVELVSPHHAAKELVHTIRQGQITSLFQKSVKRKEDEQRRRRKSKAQFFEMIQEIRRNIKLDRVQLDTDVDASLSATSESTSQALLPEVHPAGSRLSASASASRRASPGRLSRAGFGFGRSRQDGGSKSSSFSSSLNVRRFSTDSIISERLGTIGRRLSRDAATSSPPDLSHHFETFGKGAASAAGSAEPGSSSKFDTYSGKNNSRESVSVFKCDTFNGKLTAATGGLDTVDAGSGDTVGTEGRVKPDGEEKPILPVKTKKRSRRSPLNLELYESSRRRLIPINERVAHGLAPPFLEADTGSAMLRDKLHEELRLKYGQTRWKGADVEEAIVAVPAEVGNHSTGSKPKRPSRRT; encoded by the exons ATGAACATCCGTACGATAATAATGTTCGCGTTGCCCTGGAAACGGTCGTCAACGCTTCTGGTGGtagagctgctgctgtcgctgctgGCACTTGCCGGGCTGACTGTCCCATCCTCGGCCAGCTCGAGCGAGGAGACGCTAGACGCCGATGCGACCGTCGAGTTTGCCGGTGGACCGGTGGCGGCGGAAATGTTAAAAGCACATCCGGCCGGTGGCGCATTCACCGTGGACGACGGTTCGCAGCCCGTCTTTCCCGAGCGACCGGATGCGGTGTACTTTGCGGTGGCGGTAACGGGCGGCGCGAAGCTGTGGGGCCGTACGCTGGCCCGCACGCTGATCGACATGGGCCCTCCGTTCGGGCATCCGCAGGGCCCGCCGCTCCGACCGATCTACATCAACCTGCCGGACAGTGGCCGGTTCTCGTCCAAGCTGATGACGACCGCGTGCGACTCGATCGACGGCATGCCGCTGTCCGGGATGGTGATCGTGGGCGACAGTCCGGCGGCCAAATCGTTAGCGCTGGCCGGGAACGCGATGAAGGTGCCCGTACTGTGGGCAAAGGGAGGCATTGCTACACTGCACAACTCCTACGATGAG CTATCAACCAAATTACAAGCAATACTGCAGCCATCCTCTAGGGAAATTTTTGAAGCCATTAGAGCAACCTTTTTACAA GTTCACTGGCATTCATACCATATTCTGTGCGATGTCGATACGTACGTGCTTATAAGCGGCAAGAAAGGCGCCCCGCTGCGCCAGAAGCCGCTCAATCCAATTATAGTAACACTACCAACGaactttgatttaatttacaa AAAACTTGCCTTCATTTCACGATCCACCAAGGGCGTGGTGCTGGTCCTGTGCAACCTGAAGGTAGCGCGGCTGATCATGGCCGAAGCGCAGCGCATGAAGATGCTGAACGGACACTTCGTCTGGCTGTGGATGGACACGACGTCCGCGACCGAGTTCTACGATTTGGGCCAACCGTCCTACGatccgaagcagcagcaaccgctgGACGTGGGCCTGGGCGGTCGCAGCGAGCTCGAGACGGACTTTTACGACACGTTCGACCTGCGGCACCAGTCGCACCTGGCCGATCTCGTCGAGCGTCGCATGGAGTTTGAGGACTTTGATCCACGGTTGCGCAAGAATCGAACCCGCTCCTACCTGGACACCGGTCACTCGCAGGCCCGGTTTGGCAGTGCGGCCCTAATCAATCCCAAGCAGGATGGCGCGGTGGCCGAGTCGGGCAGCAGCGCAAAGCAGGGGAAAGCACGTCGACCAATGAGCAGCAGTAAGGGTGAGAAAGCGCCCAAAACCGGAGCAAGGGGCAagacgaacaacaacaacaatacggTGGTTAATGTGGCCCGCCGCACCGAACGGTTCGATGAGCTGCCAGTGGATTCGGACGAGTTTGAAGACTTTGAGGACGAGCGAGCATTGCCACTGAgcgcaacgacgacgacggcggtgGACGCAGAGCAGTACCCCACCGCGGAAGGGTCGGAGATGAAGCTGAAGCGTAGCAGCGAGTACCTGAAACCGCACAACTCTTCCGGCCACGTGCTGTACCATCACAATCAGGACTTCCCGGTGGGGTTGCTCGCGCTGCGACCGATCAAGATGAAGATCGATCGCCATTTTATTCGTGCGGCCGTTCGACTGTTTGCCGCCACCTGGGCCAAGGTCGAGCGGGACGATATGCCGGCCACCGGCGGCGGCAAAGGACGTGGTGGACCATCGGGACGGGATGGTAGTGCGGGGCCGACGGGCGGTAGTGCCAGCGGACGCGCTGGCAGTGGCACACAGGACCAAACGAAAGGGCCTCCCCAGAGCCAGCGGGAGCGCCAGCAGCGACCGATGCAGATGCAGCAGAAACGTTCCGTACCGGGCGGCGACCGGCAGCAACAGGGAGACAAAATTTTAACATTACCAGTTAACAGTGCAAATACTCAACCAAGTGTTCACGAACCTAGTTTAACGGGCCAGCAGCCGGGGGTGGCCGCACCAGTGCACGGAACGAACGATATTATTTCGCCTATAAGCAATAGTAGTGCAAATTTACGTGATGTCAGTAGTACAAATAGTTCTAGAGTTAAGCGTCAAAGCACCTGGTGGTCGGCGACCACGAATCACAAATACAACACGGACCGAGCTGGCAGCGGCAgtgcaggaggaggaggaggaggcgatGGACGTGGGCGAAGTCGGGGCGGTGCCACACGGTACAAGGGCGGCTGCATGGGTACGATCAATCGGGTCGAGCTGGCCAAAGCGTTCAACTTTGCGAA GAATCTACAGCAAAATGCCCGGCAGGCACTGTCCGGCTTTCCGATCGCTAGCGGGTTCATCGAAAAGTCGCTCGTGAGCCATTTTGAAATGCTGAACCTCGTGCCGACAGcgagacaatcatcatcaacaccaaGGGGAGACTACCACCATGCGGAtcgaggagaaggaggagcaAGATACACCAACCCATCGGTTAATGGAACGGCGCCGAACACGGCTGGAACTGGGATCACTACCAAATGGCGTCGCGTGGGCCTCATTACGGGACGCTCGGTACATCTCGATACGATAATATGGCCCGGCGGAGATGTCACCGTGTCCG GACTGGCCGGCAAAGCGAAAACCATGTTCCGCGTGGTCGTTTCCGTCGCACCACCGTTCGTGATGGAATCGTCCGTCAACGAGGAGGGCCAGTGTTTGCGCGGGCTCATCTGCTACCAAATATACACCACCGGCCGGCACAATCTTACGCTTATGTTCAACGAAATCGAGCGGCGCAATCGGTTGAGAGAAATTCAGCCAGCTTCTAGCCTGCACCTGCAGGAGGAGCCGCGCCAGAAGTATCCACTGTATCG AACACGATGCTGTTATGGCCTGTCGATGGATTTGCTGCAGAAGCTGGCCACGGAAATTAACTTCGATTTCCATCTGTACATCGTGCACGATGGATTGTTCGGACGGAGAGTACCACCGCCGCCGGAACCGACAGAACCGCCAACGAACGTTAGGAAACCGGCAGTACCGACGCACGTGGAATCACAGTCAAAATTTGACG CTCAATCGGGAAGAAGCCTCAAACGGGGCTCCAAGTTGAAGCTCTCACAAGGGGGAATTAATGCCACCGCCAGGGATGAAGCACCTCAGTACCCATTCGAAGTTCCCGTTGCACCTCCGGTACGCACACGCCAACTGTGGAATGGCGTTATTGGTGATCTTATCTCCGGAACAGCAGATCTTTCCTTTGCACCACTAAGCGTTTCCAA AGCCCGTTCGGAGGTGATCGATTTTACGATACCGTACTTCCACGGCGGCGTTTCCCTGCTGGCAGCACCGGAAGCTGCCACCGATATACCGCTGCTAGCGTTTCTACTGCCCTTTTCGCCCGAGCTCTGGATAGCGATCTTCACGTCGCTCAACGTAACTGCCGTGGCCGTAGCGATCTATGAATGGTTGAGCCCGTTCGGGCTCAATCCGTGGGGACGGCAGCGAAGCAAAAACTTTAGCATGTCATCGG CTCTCTGGGTAATGTGGGGTCTGCTCTGTGGACACTTGGTCGCTTTCAAGGCACCGAAATCGTGGCCCAACAAATTTCTCATCAACGTATGGGGTGGCTTTAGCGTCATTTTCATTGCGTCCTACACTGCCAACATTGCGGCGCTGATAGCGGGCCTACTGTTCCACAATGAGGCGAAATACTACGAAATGTCG ATGCTCACCCAACGAGTTGGTTCGCCgatcgccaccgccgccgaaTCGTACGTTCAGCAGAACGATAAGCGGCTCTGGGAGCACATGAAAAAATATCAACTCCAAAGTATCGACGAAGGCATCGAGCGGTTAAA AAACCGCACCATCGATCTGCTGATGTGTGATACTCCAATATTGGATTACTACCGTGGTACGGACCAAAGCTGCTCCTTGCAGCGTATAGGTGATAATTATATTGAAGATTCTTACGCGATAGGCATGTCCAAAGG GTTCCCGCTGAAGAAGACCATGTCCGCACTGATCTCGAAGTACTCGCATGACGGCTACCTGGACATACTGACCGCCAAATGGTACGGCGATCTGCCGTGCTTCAAGCTAGATCGCGAAATGGCCCAGCCGAAACCGCTCGGTGTGACGGCGGTCGCCGGTGTCTTCCTGCTGCTCGGCGTCGGTATGGTGCTCGGTGTGCTGATACTGATCATCGAGCACGTGTTCTACAAGTACACGCTGCCGATACTGCGCCACCAGCCGAAGGACACGATCTGGAAGAGCCGCAACATCATGTTCTTCAGCCAGAAGCTGTATCGGTTTATCAACTGCGTTGAGCTGGTATCGCCCCACCATGCGGCCAAGGAGCTGGTGCACACGATCCGCCAGGGCCAGATCACGAGCCTGTTCCAGAAGAGCGTCAAACGG AAGGAGGATGAGCAGAGACGCCGCCGCAAGAGCAAAGCCCAGTTCTTCGAGATGATCCAGGAAATACGCAG AAACATCAAACTCGACAGGGTGCAGTTAGACACGGACGTGGACGCATCACTGTCGGCTACGTCGGAGAGCACCTCACAAGCGCTGCTTCCCGAGGTCCATCCAGCCGGATCGCGCCTGTCAGCGTCAGCCTCCGCGAGCCGACGGGCCAGCCCGGGCCGGCTTTCGAGGGCCGGGTTCGGGTTTGGCCGATCGCGCCAGGACGGTGGCAGCAAGAGCTCGTCCTTCTCTTCGTCGCTCAACGTGCGGCGCTTCAGCACGGACAGTATCATCAGCGAGCGGCTCGGGACGATCGGTCGACGGTTGAGCCGTGATGCGGCCACCAGTTCACCGCCCGACCTGTCCCATCACTTCGAGACGTTTGGCAAGGGTGCCGCCAGTGCCGCCGGTTCGGCGGAACCAGGCTCGAGCTCCAAGTTCGACACGTACTCGGGTAAGAACAACAGCAGGGAAAGTGTGTCCGTGTTCAAGTGTGACACGTTCAACGGCAAACTAACAGCGGCCACGGGCGGGCTAGACACGGTGGACGCCGGGTCGGGCGACACCGTCGGGACCGAGGGGCGTGTAAAACCGGACGGTGAGGAGAAACCGATCCTGCCGGTCAAGACCAAAAAGCGCTCCCGCCGCTCACCGCTGAACCTGGAGCTGTACGAATCGAGCCGCAGGCGGCTCATTCCCATCAACGAGCGGGTAGCGCACGGACTGGCGCCACCCTTTCTCGAGGCGGACACGGGCAGCGCGATGCTGAGGGACAAGCTGCACGAAGAACTGCGGCTAAAGTATGGCCAGACGCGATGGAAAGGTGCGGACGTGGAGGAGGCAATAGTGGCCGTACCGGCCGAAGTGGGGAACCACAGTACCGGCAGTAAACCGAAGCGGCCCAGCCGTCGTACATAA
- the LOC120961033 gene encoding uncharacterized protein LOC120961033 isoform X2, with amino-acid sequence MNIRTIIMFALPWKRSSTLLVVELLLSLLALAGLTVPSSASSSEETLDADATVEFAGGPVAAEMLKAHPAGGAFTVDDGSQPVFPERPDAVYFAVAVTGGAKLWGRTLARTLIDMGPPFGHPQGPPLRPIYINLPDSGRFSSKLMTTACDSIDGMPLSGMVIVGDSPAAKSLALAGNAMKVPVLWAKGGIATLHNSYDELSTKLQAILQPSSREIFEAIRATFLQVHWHSYHILCDVDTYVLISGKKGAPLRQKPLNPIIVTLPTNFDLIYKKLAFISRSTKGVVLVLCNLKVARLIMAEAQRMKMLNGHFVWLWMDTTSATEFYDLGQPSYDPKQQQPLDVGLGGRSELETDFYDTFDLRHQSHLADLVERRMEFEDFDPRLRKNRTRSYLDTGHSQARFGSAALINPKQDGAVAESGSSAKQGKARRPMSSSKGEKAPKTGARGKTNNNNNTVVNVARRTERFDELPVDSDEFEDFEDERALPLSATTTTAVDAEQYPTAEGSEMKLKRSSEYLKPHNSSGHVLYHHNQDFPVGLLALRPIKMKIDRHFIRAAVRLFAATWAKVERDDMPATGGGKGRGGPSGRDGSAGPTGGSASGRAGSGTQDQTKGPPQSQRERQQRPMQMQQKRSVPGGDRQQQGDKILTLPVNSANTQPSVHEPSLTGQQPGVAAPVHGTNDIISPISNSSANLRDVSSTNSSRVKRQSTWWSATTNHKYNTDRAGSGSAGGGGGGDGRGRSRGGATRYKGGCMGTINRVELAKAFNFAKNLQQNARQALSGFPIASGFIEKSLVSHFEMLNLVPTARQSSSTPRGDYHHADRGEGGARYTNPSVNGTAPNTAGTGITTKWRRVGLITGRSVHLDTIIWPGGDVTVSGLAGKAKTMFRVVVSVAPPFVMESSVNEEGQCLRGLICYQIYTTGRHNLTLMFNEIERRNRLREIQPASSLHLQEEPRQKYPLYRTRCCYGLSMDLLQKLATEINFDFHLYIVHDGLFGRRVPPPPEPTEPPTNVRKPAVPTHVESQSKFDAQSGRSLKRGSKLKLSQGGINATARDEAPQYPFEVPVAPPVRTRQLWNGVIGDLISGTADLSFAPLSVSKARSEVIDFTIPYFHGGVSLLAAPEAATDIPLLAFLLPFSPELWIAIFTSLNVTAVAVAIYEWLSPFGLNPWGRQRSKNFSMSSALWVMWGLLCGHLVAFKAPKSWPNKFLINVWGGFSVIFIASYTANIAALIAGLLFHNEAKYYEMSMLTQRVGSPIATAAESYVQQNDKRLWEHMKKYQLQSIDEGIERLKNRTIDLLMCDTPILDYYRGTDQSCSLQRIGDNYIEDSYAIGMSKGFPLKKTMSALISKYSHDGYLDILTAKWYGDLPCFKLDREMAQPKPLGVTAVAGVFLLLGVGMVLGVLILIIEHVFYKYTLPILRHQPKDTIWKSRNIMFFSQKLYRFINCVELVSPHHAAKELVHTIRQGQITSLFQKSVKREDEQRRRRKSKAQFFEMIQEIRRNIKLDRVQLDTDVDASLSATSESTSQALLPEVHPAGSRLSASASASRRASPGRLSRAGFGFGRSRQDGGSKSSSFSSSLNVRRFSTDSIISERLGTIGRRLSRDAATSSPPDLSHHFETFGKGAASAAGSAEPGSSSKFDTYSGKNNSRESVSVFKCDTFNGKLTAATGGLDTVDAGSGDTVGTEGRVKPDGEEKPILPVKTKKRSRRSPLNLELYESSRRRLIPINERVAHGLAPPFLEADTGSAMLRDKLHEELRLKYGQTRWKGADVEEAIVAVPAEVGNHSTGSKPKRPSRRT; translated from the exons ATGAACATCCGTACGATAATAATGTTCGCGTTGCCCTGGAAACGGTCGTCAACGCTTCTGGTGGtagagctgctgctgtcgctgctgGCACTTGCCGGGCTGACTGTCCCATCCTCGGCCAGCTCGAGCGAGGAGACGCTAGACGCCGATGCGACCGTCGAGTTTGCCGGTGGACCGGTGGCGGCGGAAATGTTAAAAGCACATCCGGCCGGTGGCGCATTCACCGTGGACGACGGTTCGCAGCCCGTCTTTCCCGAGCGACCGGATGCGGTGTACTTTGCGGTGGCGGTAACGGGCGGCGCGAAGCTGTGGGGCCGTACGCTGGCCCGCACGCTGATCGACATGGGCCCTCCGTTCGGGCATCCGCAGGGCCCGCCGCTCCGACCGATCTACATCAACCTGCCGGACAGTGGCCGGTTCTCGTCCAAGCTGATGACGACCGCGTGCGACTCGATCGACGGCATGCCGCTGTCCGGGATGGTGATCGTGGGCGACAGTCCGGCGGCCAAATCGTTAGCGCTGGCCGGGAACGCGATGAAGGTGCCCGTACTGTGGGCAAAGGGAGGCATTGCTACACTGCACAACTCCTACGATGAG CTATCAACCAAATTACAAGCAATACTGCAGCCATCCTCTAGGGAAATTTTTGAAGCCATTAGAGCAACCTTTTTACAA GTTCACTGGCATTCATACCATATTCTGTGCGATGTCGATACGTACGTGCTTATAAGCGGCAAGAAAGGCGCCCCGCTGCGCCAGAAGCCGCTCAATCCAATTATAGTAACACTACCAACGaactttgatttaatttacaa AAAACTTGCCTTCATTTCACGATCCACCAAGGGCGTGGTGCTGGTCCTGTGCAACCTGAAGGTAGCGCGGCTGATCATGGCCGAAGCGCAGCGCATGAAGATGCTGAACGGACACTTCGTCTGGCTGTGGATGGACACGACGTCCGCGACCGAGTTCTACGATTTGGGCCAACCGTCCTACGatccgaagcagcagcaaccgctgGACGTGGGCCTGGGCGGTCGCAGCGAGCTCGAGACGGACTTTTACGACACGTTCGACCTGCGGCACCAGTCGCACCTGGCCGATCTCGTCGAGCGTCGCATGGAGTTTGAGGACTTTGATCCACGGTTGCGCAAGAATCGAACCCGCTCCTACCTGGACACCGGTCACTCGCAGGCCCGGTTTGGCAGTGCGGCCCTAATCAATCCCAAGCAGGATGGCGCGGTGGCCGAGTCGGGCAGCAGCGCAAAGCAGGGGAAAGCACGTCGACCAATGAGCAGCAGTAAGGGTGAGAAAGCGCCCAAAACCGGAGCAAGGGGCAagacgaacaacaacaacaatacggTGGTTAATGTGGCCCGCCGCACCGAACGGTTCGATGAGCTGCCAGTGGATTCGGACGAGTTTGAAGACTTTGAGGACGAGCGAGCATTGCCACTGAgcgcaacgacgacgacggcggtgGACGCAGAGCAGTACCCCACCGCGGAAGGGTCGGAGATGAAGCTGAAGCGTAGCAGCGAGTACCTGAAACCGCACAACTCTTCCGGCCACGTGCTGTACCATCACAATCAGGACTTCCCGGTGGGGTTGCTCGCGCTGCGACCGATCAAGATGAAGATCGATCGCCATTTTATTCGTGCGGCCGTTCGACTGTTTGCCGCCACCTGGGCCAAGGTCGAGCGGGACGATATGCCGGCCACCGGCGGCGGCAAAGGACGTGGTGGACCATCGGGACGGGATGGTAGTGCGGGGCCGACGGGCGGTAGTGCCAGCGGACGCGCTGGCAGTGGCACACAGGACCAAACGAAAGGGCCTCCCCAGAGCCAGCGGGAGCGCCAGCAGCGACCGATGCAGATGCAGCAGAAACGTTCCGTACCGGGCGGCGACCGGCAGCAACAGGGAGACAAAATTTTAACATTACCAGTTAACAGTGCAAATACTCAACCAAGTGTTCACGAACCTAGTTTAACGGGCCAGCAGCCGGGGGTGGCCGCACCAGTGCACGGAACGAACGATATTATTTCGCCTATAAGCAATAGTAGTGCAAATTTACGTGATGTCAGTAGTACAAATAGTTCTAGAGTTAAGCGTCAAAGCACCTGGTGGTCGGCGACCACGAATCACAAATACAACACGGACCGAGCTGGCAGCGGCAgtgcaggaggaggaggaggaggcgatGGACGTGGGCGAAGTCGGGGCGGTGCCACACGGTACAAGGGCGGCTGCATGGGTACGATCAATCGGGTCGAGCTGGCCAAAGCGTTCAACTTTGCGAA GAATCTACAGCAAAATGCCCGGCAGGCACTGTCCGGCTTTCCGATCGCTAGCGGGTTCATCGAAAAGTCGCTCGTGAGCCATTTTGAAATGCTGAACCTCGTGCCGACAGcgagacaatcatcatcaacaccaaGGGGAGACTACCACCATGCGGAtcgaggagaaggaggagcaAGATACACCAACCCATCGGTTAATGGAACGGCGCCGAACACGGCTGGAACTGGGATCACTACCAAATGGCGTCGCGTGGGCCTCATTACGGGACGCTCGGTACATCTCGATACGATAATATGGCCCGGCGGAGATGTCACCGTGTCCG GACTGGCCGGCAAAGCGAAAACCATGTTCCGCGTGGTCGTTTCCGTCGCACCACCGTTCGTGATGGAATCGTCCGTCAACGAGGAGGGCCAGTGTTTGCGCGGGCTCATCTGCTACCAAATATACACCACCGGCCGGCACAATCTTACGCTTATGTTCAACGAAATCGAGCGGCGCAATCGGTTGAGAGAAATTCAGCCAGCTTCTAGCCTGCACCTGCAGGAGGAGCCGCGCCAGAAGTATCCACTGTATCG AACACGATGCTGTTATGGCCTGTCGATGGATTTGCTGCAGAAGCTGGCCACGGAAATTAACTTCGATTTCCATCTGTACATCGTGCACGATGGATTGTTCGGACGGAGAGTACCACCGCCGCCGGAACCGACAGAACCGCCAACGAACGTTAGGAAACCGGCAGTACCGACGCACGTGGAATCACAGTCAAAATTTGACG CTCAATCGGGAAGAAGCCTCAAACGGGGCTCCAAGTTGAAGCTCTCACAAGGGGGAATTAATGCCACCGCCAGGGATGAAGCACCTCAGTACCCATTCGAAGTTCCCGTTGCACCTCCGGTACGCACACGCCAACTGTGGAATGGCGTTATTGGTGATCTTATCTCCGGAACAGCAGATCTTTCCTTTGCACCACTAAGCGTTTCCAA AGCCCGTTCGGAGGTGATCGATTTTACGATACCGTACTTCCACGGCGGCGTTTCCCTGCTGGCAGCACCGGAAGCTGCCACCGATATACCGCTGCTAGCGTTTCTACTGCCCTTTTCGCCCGAGCTCTGGATAGCGATCTTCACGTCGCTCAACGTAACTGCCGTGGCCGTAGCGATCTATGAATGGTTGAGCCCGTTCGGGCTCAATCCGTGGGGACGGCAGCGAAGCAAAAACTTTAGCATGTCATCGG CTCTCTGGGTAATGTGGGGTCTGCTCTGTGGACACTTGGTCGCTTTCAAGGCACCGAAATCGTGGCCCAACAAATTTCTCATCAACGTATGGGGTGGCTTTAGCGTCATTTTCATTGCGTCCTACACTGCCAACATTGCGGCGCTGATAGCGGGCCTACTGTTCCACAATGAGGCGAAATACTACGAAATGTCG ATGCTCACCCAACGAGTTGGTTCGCCgatcgccaccgccgccgaaTCGTACGTTCAGCAGAACGATAAGCGGCTCTGGGAGCACATGAAAAAATATCAACTCCAAAGTATCGACGAAGGCATCGAGCGGTTAAA AAACCGCACCATCGATCTGCTGATGTGTGATACTCCAATATTGGATTACTACCGTGGTACGGACCAAAGCTGCTCCTTGCAGCGTATAGGTGATAATTATATTGAAGATTCTTACGCGATAGGCATGTCCAAAGG GTTCCCGCTGAAGAAGACCATGTCCGCACTGATCTCGAAGTACTCGCATGACGGCTACCTGGACATACTGACCGCCAAATGGTACGGCGATCTGCCGTGCTTCAAGCTAGATCGCGAAATGGCCCAGCCGAAACCGCTCGGTGTGACGGCGGTCGCCGGTGTCTTCCTGCTGCTCGGCGTCGGTATGGTGCTCGGTGTGCTGATACTGATCATCGAGCACGTGTTCTACAAGTACACGCTGCCGATACTGCGCCACCAGCCGAAGGACACGATCTGGAAGAGCCGCAACATCATGTTCTTCAGCCAGAAGCTGTATCGGTTTATCAACTGCGTTGAGCTGGTATCGCCCCACCATGCGGCCAAGGAGCTGGTGCACACGATCCGCCAGGGCCAGATCACGAGCCTGTTCCAGAAGAGCGTCAAACGG GAGGATGAGCAGAGACGCCGCCGCAAGAGCAAAGCCCAGTTCTTCGAGATGATCCAGGAAATACGCAG AAACATCAAACTCGACAGGGTGCAGTTAGACACGGACGTGGACGCATCACTGTCGGCTACGTCGGAGAGCACCTCACAAGCGCTGCTTCCCGAGGTCCATCCAGCCGGATCGCGCCTGTCAGCGTCAGCCTCCGCGAGCCGACGGGCCAGCCCGGGCCGGCTTTCGAGGGCCGGGTTCGGGTTTGGCCGATCGCGCCAGGACGGTGGCAGCAAGAGCTCGTCCTTCTCTTCGTCGCTCAACGTGCGGCGCTTCAGCACGGACAGTATCATCAGCGAGCGGCTCGGGACGATCGGTCGACGGTTGAGCCGTGATGCGGCCACCAGTTCACCGCCCGACCTGTCCCATCACTTCGAGACGTTTGGCAAGGGTGCCGCCAGTGCCGCCGGTTCGGCGGAACCAGGCTCGAGCTCCAAGTTCGACACGTACTCGGGTAAGAACAACAGCAGGGAAAGTGTGTCCGTGTTCAAGTGTGACACGTTCAACGGCAAACTAACAGCGGCCACGGGCGGGCTAGACACGGTGGACGCCGGGTCGGGCGACACCGTCGGGACCGAGGGGCGTGTAAAACCGGACGGTGAGGAGAAACCGATCCTGCCGGTCAAGACCAAAAAGCGCTCCCGCCGCTCACCGCTGAACCTGGAGCTGTACGAATCGAGCCGCAGGCGGCTCATTCCCATCAACGAGCGGGTAGCGCACGGACTGGCGCCACCCTTTCTCGAGGCGGACACGGGCAGCGCGATGCTGAGGGACAAGCTGCACGAAGAACTGCGGCTAAAGTATGGCCAGACGCGATGGAAAGGTGCGGACGTGGAGGAGGCAATAGTGGCCGTACCGGCCGAAGTGGGGAACCACAGTACCGGCAGTAAACCGAAGCGGCCCAGCCGTCGTACATAA